A genome region from Thermococcus gorgonarius includes the following:
- a CDS encoding RNA-binding protein has protein sequence MELKVKHPLSKKEVKAILREMSEIFGEEIAGKMLNKKDKVEVAEFDKTTEILLVNGKPFFIRRKDLVFPLVIALYELSNHEDLRKWPRRVVVDEGAVPYILKGADVMAAGITDADENIKEGDFVFVVEENYGRPLAIGIALMSGKAMKEKPKGKAVKNIHHAKDKIWELTVG, from the coding sequence ATGGAGCTCAAGGTCAAACACCCCCTCAGCAAGAAGGAGGTAAAGGCCATCCTCAGAGAGATGAGCGAGATATTCGGTGAGGAGATAGCGGGAAAGATGTTAAACAAAAAGGATAAGGTAGAGGTCGCTGAGTTCGATAAAACAACCGAGATACTCCTGGTAAACGGGAAACCGTTCTTCATAAGACGAAAAGACCTGGTGTTCCCCCTGGTGATAGCGCTCTACGAGCTCTCCAACCATGAGGATCTAAGAAAGTGGCCGAGGCGTGTTGTGGTTGACGAGGGTGCCGTTCCGTATATCCTCAAAGGAGCCGACGTTATGGCTGCGGGAATAACAGACGCGGACGAGAACATAAAGGAGGGGGACTTTGTATTCGTGGTCGAAGAGAACTACGGAAGGCCGCTTGCCATTGGAATAGCGCTGATGAGCGGAAAGGCAATGAAAGAAAAGCCCAAGGGAAAGGCCGTCAAGAACATCCACCACGCCAAGGACAAGATCTGGGAGCTCACGGTGGGATGA
- the pyrF gene encoding orotidine-5'-phosphate decarboxylase, whose product MKRLVLALDVYERERALEIARETSDYLWAIKVNWPLILGAGLDVIKELKETANVPLIADLKLADIPNTNRLIAGKVFEAGADYVIVHGFTGRDSVNAVKELGEVIIVVEMSHPGAEEFIQPVADGLIKLANDVRPFGVIAPATRPERISYIRSKLRDGIKILTPGVGAQGGSAKKALEAGADYVIVGRSIYESKNPREKARKFHEELMGAI is encoded by the coding sequence ATGAAGCGACTTGTTTTGGCCCTCGATGTGTACGAGAGGGAGAGAGCGCTTGAAATAGCCAGGGAAACCTCAGACTACCTTTGGGCAATAAAGGTGAACTGGCCCCTCATTCTGGGAGCGGGACTGGACGTCATCAAAGAGCTGAAAGAGACGGCCAACGTACCCCTAATAGCTGACCTCAAGCTGGCGGATATTCCCAACACCAACAGGCTGATAGCGGGCAAAGTCTTTGAGGCCGGAGCCGACTATGTGATAGTTCACGGTTTTACGGGAAGGGACAGCGTAAATGCCGTGAAAGAACTCGGAGAAGTTATAATTGTGGTGGAGATGAGCCATCCCGGTGCCGAGGAATTCATTCAGCCAGTTGCAGACGGGCTCATCAAGCTGGCCAACGATGTCAGACCGTTCGGTGTAATAGCTCCGGCCACACGGCCCGAAAGAATATCATACATCCGCTCAAAGCTTAGGGACGGAATAAAAATCCTGACTCCCGGTGTTGGAGCGCAGGGAGGAAGCGCAAAAAAGGCCCTTGAAGCTGGAGCCGATTACGTAATAGTCGGTCGTTCAATATACGAGAGCAAGAATCCGCGTGAAAAAGCCAGAAAATTCCATGAGGAGTTAATGGGGGCGATATAA
- a CDS encoding DUF4443 domain-containing protein, whose amino-acid sequence MSWKRGAYPEFTLEDLIASIFMLREPVGRKTMAEALDLGEGSVRTLLKKLDGIGIIESAQRGHFLNRKGIELVKKLKELFSEAHFVGKVENMPAYALVVKNAPEFKSIDLRDEAIRFFARGAMILRVKGGEIVFPEDNRPLKETMEELAERIEDVLDFSDGDTVIVTWAENPADAIKSAYHVAIVLKGEEIPEEVKSLVR is encoded by the coding sequence ATGAGTTGGAAGAGAGGAGCGTATCCCGAATTCACGCTCGAAGACCTTATAGCATCTATATTCATGCTGAGGGAACCGGTCGGCAGGAAGACGATGGCAGAGGCCTTGGATCTCGGAGAGGGCAGTGTAAGAACGCTTCTTAAGAAGCTCGACGGTATAGGCATCATAGAATCCGCCCAGAGGGGACATTTTCTGAACAGAAAGGGAATTGAACTTGTGAAAAAACTGAAGGAACTCTTTTCAGAGGCCCACTTTGTGGGCAAAGTTGAGAACATGCCGGCATATGCCCTGGTCGTGAAGAACGCCCCCGAATTCAAGAGCATAGACCTAAGGGATGAGGCTATCAGATTCTTTGCAAGGGGGGCCATGATACTCAGAGTGAAAGGAGGGGAAATAGTATTCCCCGAGGACAACAGACCTTTGAAAGAAACCATGGAGGAGCTCGCAGAAAGGATCGAAGACGTTCTGGATTTTTCAGACGGTGATACCGTAATTGTAACTTGGGCAGAAAACCCTGCAGATGCCATTAAAAGTGCCTATCACGTCGCAATTGTTCTCAAGGGAGAGGAGATCCCGGAAGAGGTCAAATCGCTGGTGAGGTGA
- a CDS encoding DUF72 domain-containing protein, which translates to MIRVGTCGFCEAKKRYFLDFEIVEVQQTFYRLIDEKTLEKWKREAPKDFTFSIKAFQGVTHPHTSPTWRRSNVRPSRDVGLLRPNSTVLHFWRLTLREAEVLGARFVLIQLPRSFKETEESFANAGRFFSMIDRGDFEIGVELRGWSERGIKRFVREFDVIDVADPLVRIPLHRGNVNYYRLHGRYENGRIIYNHSYTDEELEKILERVLGWNREESFVLFNNSSMCNDAKRFKGLLKQRLAG; encoded by the coding sequence ATGATAAGGGTTGGAACGTGTGGCTTCTGCGAGGCTAAGAAACGGTACTTCCTCGATTTCGAGATTGTTGAAGTCCAGCAGACTTTCTACCGTCTCATTGATGAGAAAACCCTGGAAAAGTGGAAAAGAGAAGCCCCTAAGGACTTCACTTTCTCCATAAAAGCGTTTCAGGGAGTGACACATCCTCACACCAGCCCAACCTGGAGGAGGAGTAACGTAAGGCCTTCAAGGGATGTTGGTCTTTTGAGGCCGAACTCAACGGTTCTTCATTTCTGGAGACTGACGCTGAGGGAAGCGGAAGTTCTTGGGGCCAGGTTTGTTCTGATACAGCTTCCCAGAAGTTTCAAGGAGACCGAAGAGAGCTTCGCCAACGCGGGAAGATTCTTCAGCATGATCGACAGGGGAGATTTCGAGATAGGGGTTGAACTCAGAGGGTGGAGTGAGAGGGGAATAAAACGCTTTGTTAGGGAGTTTGACGTGATAGACGTTGCCGATCCTCTGGTGAGGATACCCCTTCATAGGGGGAACGTTAACTACTACCGTCTCCACGGGAGGTATGAGAACGGCAGGATCATTTACAATCACTCATACACGGATGAGGAGCTTGAAAAGATCCTCGAAAGGGTCCTTGGGTGGAACAGGGAGGAGAGCTTTGTCCTGTTCAACAACTCAAGTATGTGCAACGATGCGAAGCGGTTCAAAGGCCTGCTAAAGCAGCGCTTGGCGGGTTGA